One Candidatus Methylomirabilota bacterium DNA window includes the following coding sequences:
- a CDS encoding Lrp/AsnC family transcriptional regulator — protein MDSLKLAPADIEIIRSLQDNPRASVARIASRLAMPESTVRHRLNRLVRRGLIEFTVMTNPLQLGYQIWAIVEIQAEMPKIRAVARSLAAAPEVYFVGITTGGYDVLAAAVFRSNQELLDFITRRLSRVPGIVRTTTSSVLEVVKRTPTFVLPAAATINGRPPRSRRRRRAG, from the coding sequence GTGGACTCCCTGAAGCTGGCGCCCGCCGACATCGAGATCATCCGCTCGCTGCAGGACAATCCTCGCGCCTCGGTGGCGAGGATCGCCAGCCGGCTCGCCATGCCCGAGTCGACGGTGCGGCACCGGTTGAACCGGCTCGTCCGCCGGGGCCTCATCGAGTTCACGGTCATGACGAACCCGCTCCAGCTCGGGTACCAGATCTGGGCCATCGTCGAGATCCAGGCCGAGATGCCGAAGATCCGGGCCGTGGCCAGGAGCCTCGCCGCGGCGCCGGAGGTCTACTTCGTGGGTATCACGACGGGGGGCTACGACGTGCTCGCGGCCGCGGTGTTCCGCTCGAACCAGGAGCTGCTGGACTTCATCACGCGGCGCCTGTCCCGCGTCCCCGGGATCGTGCGCACGACCACCTCCAGCGTGCTGGAGGTGGTGAAGCGGACCCCGACGTTCGTCCTGCCCGCGGCGGCGACGATCAACGGTCGCCCACCGCGCTCGCGGCGGCGCCGGCGGGCCGGCTGA
- a CDS encoding glucan biosynthesis protein G, with amino-acid sequence MLAALALLVTEARAFSFYDVAARAEKLAASAYQKPGAALPKGLKTLNYDQYRNIRFRPDRALWRNLKLPFELMFFHPGWVYEDSVKIHEIGPEGLQEIRFDPDAFDYGKNKIARDEVRGLGFAGFRVHFPVNTPTYKDEVLVFLGASYFRGIGRGQRFGLSARALAIDTAENTGEEFPRFLEFWIERPQPAAKELTIYALLDSPRSTGAFRFVLRPGVTTALDVDARLFLRKSVAKLGLAPLTSMFSFGAHQRSGRDDYRPQVHDSDGLSIQVSEKEWIWRPLVNPKRLLVTSFAVTSPQGFGLMQRARSFGAYKDLEARYDLRPSAWVELRGPWGPGRVELVQIPVPDETNDNIVAYWVPDFQPKPNEALPYAYRVLWQKDQEARPPLGWVSETRRGRGFVKNPDGSIELHVDFEGPTLSRMPAKATVDVALWVGPNGELLERHTRRNEVTGGWRLVVRFRQVDATKPVELRAHLSRGKEVLSETWSYILPPA; translated from the coding sequence CTGCTCGCGGCCCTCGCGCTGCTCGTCACCGAGGCGCGCGCCTTCAGCTTCTACGATGTTGCCGCCCGGGCCGAGAAGCTCGCCGCCTCGGCCTATCAGAAACCGGGCGCCGCCCTGCCCAAGGGCCTCAAGACGCTGAACTACGACCAGTATCGGAACATCCGCTTCCGGCCCGATCGCGCCCTGTGGCGCAATCTGAAATTGCCGTTCGAGCTCATGTTCTTCCACCCCGGCTGGGTGTACGAGGATTCCGTCAAGATCCACGAGATCGGGCCCGAGGGACTCCAGGAGATCCGCTTCGATCCCGACGCCTTCGACTACGGGAAGAACAAGATCGCCCGCGACGAGGTCCGCGGGCTGGGGTTCGCCGGCTTTCGCGTCCACTTTCCCGTGAACACGCCGACGTACAAGGACGAAGTGCTGGTCTTCCTGGGGGCCAGCTACTTTCGGGGGATCGGCCGCGGGCAACGCTTCGGGCTATCGGCCCGCGCCCTGGCCATCGACACCGCCGAGAATACCGGCGAAGAGTTTCCCCGGTTCCTCGAGTTCTGGATCGAGCGTCCGCAGCCGGCGGCGAAGGAGCTCACCATCTACGCGCTGCTCGATTCGCCCCGCTCGACCGGCGCCTTCCGCTTCGTGCTCCGGCCGGGCGTGACGACGGCGCTCGACGTCGATGCCCGGCTGTTCCTACGCAAGAGCGTGGCCAAGCTCGGGCTGGCGCCGCTCACCAGCATGTTCTCCTTCGGGGCGCACCAGCGGTCGGGGCGGGATGACTACCGGCCGCAGGTCCACGATTCCGACGGCCTCTCCATTCAGGTGAGCGAGAAGGAATGGATCTGGCGCCCGCTCGTGAATCCCAAGCGCCTGCTCGTGACCTCGTTCGCGGTGACGAGCCCCCAGGGCTTCGGGCTGATGCAGCGGGCGCGGTCGTTCGGCGCGTACAAGGACCTCGAGGCGCGCTACGATCTGCGCCCCTCCGCCTGGGTCGAGCTGAGAGGGCCGTGGGGTCCGGGCCGGGTGGAGCTGGTACAGATCCCGGTCCCCGACGAAACCAACGACAATATCGTCGCCTACTGGGTCCCCGATTTTCAGCCGAAGCCCAACGAGGCCTTGCCGTATGCGTACCGCGTCCTGTGGCAGAAGGACCAAGAGGCCCGGCCGCCGCTGGGCTGGGTGAGTGAGACGCGTCGCGGGCGCGGGTTCGTGAAGAACCCCGATGGAAGCATCGAGCTCCACGTCGATTTCGAGGGTCCGACGCTCAGCCGGATGCCGGCCAAGGCCACCGTGGACGTCGCCTTGTGGGTCGGCCCGAACGGCGAATTGCTGGAACGACACACGAGACGGAACGAGGTCACGGGGGGCTGGCGCCTCGTCGTGCGCTTCCGGCAGGTCGACGCCACCAAGCCAGTCGAGCTTCGGGCCCACCTGAGCCGGGGCAAAGAGGTCTTGTCGGAGACGTGGAGCTACATCCTCCCGCCCGCGTAG
- a CDS encoding HlyD family secretion protein — translation MSDLDPAAVSRRAGAGRWRRRRRRLALGLVAVGVLVAGVYGVRAWRYWDRHVSTDDAFVEARVSPVSARVRGIVVEVLVGDNEEVRAGAPLVRLDPRDFEVKVQQARAALASARSRLEMAAANVPMTDEATRSQVAVAEAAAARDALGIESARRALDERRSRLAARRAAVQAAQADVAARQADHERASLDRGRMRELHERALIARQGLDHADNVFKTAEAALEAARQRLDGARAEVAQAEAEVASQEVALAQAGRQREEADAALRHARSRRGEVRVRSAELASAEAQMAEARAALREAELNLEYTTLTAPVAGRVTRRTVEVGQVVQPGQPLLAVVDIADVWVIANYKETQLTHVRPGQRASISVDTHPGLVLRARVDSIQSGTGSRFSLLPPENASGNFVKVVQRIPVKLVLEPGQNGHALLVPGMSVVPVIELR, via the coding sequence ATGAGCGACCTCGATCCGGCGGCGGTCTCCCGGCGAGCCGGTGCGGGACGCTGGCGCCGACGCCGGCGCCGGCTGGCCCTCGGGCTGGTGGCTGTCGGGGTGCTCGTGGCCGGGGTCTACGGCGTCCGGGCCTGGCGCTACTGGGATCGCCACGTCTCCACGGACGACGCGTTCGTCGAGGCCCGCGTGTCGCCGGTGAGCGCGCGCGTGCGCGGCATCGTCGTCGAGGTGCTCGTCGGCGACAACGAGGAGGTGCGGGCGGGAGCGCCGCTCGTGCGCCTGGACCCGCGTGACTTCGAGGTCAAGGTGCAGCAGGCCCGGGCGGCGCTGGCCTCGGCCCGCAGTCGGCTGGAAATGGCGGCCGCCAACGTCCCCATGACGGACGAGGCCACCCGCAGCCAGGTCGCCGTTGCCGAGGCGGCCGCCGCCCGGGACGCGCTCGGCATCGAGAGCGCCCGGCGCGCCCTGGACGAGCGCCGCAGCCGGCTCGCCGCGCGGCGAGCGGCGGTGCAGGCGGCCCAGGCCGACGTCGCGGCCCGCCAGGCGGATCACGAACGGGCCAGTCTCGACCGGGGCCGAATGCGCGAGCTGCACGAGCGCGCGTTGATCGCCCGTCAGGGGCTCGACCACGCCGACAACGTGTTCAAGACGGCCGAGGCGGCCCTCGAGGCGGCGCGGCAGCGCCTGGATGGGGCCCGGGCCGAGGTGGCCCAGGCCGAGGCCGAAGTGGCCAGCCAGGAGGTGGCGCTGGCCCAGGCGGGGCGCCAGCGGGAGGAGGCCGACGCCGCGCTCCGCCACGCGCGAAGCCGCCGCGGGGAGGTGCGGGTGCGTAGCGCCGAGCTGGCCAGCGCCGAGGCGCAGATGGCGGAGGCGCGCGCGGCTCTGCGCGAGGCCGAGCTCAACCTCGAGTACACGACGCTCACCGCGCCGGTAGCCGGCCGGGTGACGCGCCGGACCGTCGAGGTCGGACAGGTCGTGCAGCCGGGCCAGCCGCTGCTGGCCGTCGTGGACATCGCCGATGTCTGGGTCATCGCCAACTACAAGGAGACCCAGCTCACCCACGTGCGTCCCGGTCAGCGGGCCTCGATTTCCGTCGACACGCACCCCGGTCTGGTCCTCCGCGCCCGGGTAGACTCCATCCAGAGCGGCACGGGCTCCCGCTTTTCCCTCCTGCCGCCGGAGAACGCCTCCGGCAACTTCGTGAAAGTCGTCCAGCGGATCCCGGTGAAGCTCGTCCTCGAGCCGGGCCAGAACGGGCACGCGCTGCTGGTGCCCGGCATGTCGGTCGTTCCCGTCATCGAGCTCAGATGA
- the mdoH gene encoding glucans biosynthesis glucosyltransferase MdoH — translation MELHPPARVEPDLAASDGERIGPHAALASVRRRLELAVPGQAARDGREEAAAEACAIKTAPPVCRMSMAPTRWPTSLVSRIFRRRQARPPGPAAAAHVAGDMPSSADSRKVTRTAAIRRTVFAVLAMAQTAAYAHYMTTRVLPYNGQQPLELAILTLFTILFLWVSLGFWTALSGFLLLCGGRDRHAITRSVAPGTPLAPEARTAVIMPIRNEHVARVFAGMRATYESVARAGALPWFDFFILSDSSEPDTLVAERQAWLELCAAVGGFGHIFYRWRRHRIKRKSGNVADFCRRWGSQYRYMVVLDADSVMSGDCLTTLVRLMEANPSTGIIQTAPRAAGRETLYARVQQFATRVYGPLFTAGLHFWQLGESYYWGHNAIIRIEPFVRHCALGRLPGRGPLSGEILSHDFVEAALMRRAGWKVWMAYDLPGSYEEMPPNVIDELKRDRRWCQGNLINSRLFLWQGLNSAHRAVFMTGVMTYVSAPLWFLSLAVSTAFIVVQTVVGPQYFIEPRQLFPVWPRWDVNAAIGFGVATAVVLFAPKILGAGLVVAQGPRRFGGVRGVTLSLLIETVFSALLAPIRMLFHTQFVLAALTGLSVPWKSPPREDAQTTWGEGIRRHGAHTLFAGAWAAAVYWLDSSYTWWLLLPVVGALMLSIPISVYSSRVSLGRRLRRAGLLLIPEETEPPDELRAVRAYAGRDERLPGFVDAVLEPEVNAIACAVGCSHARETARAQWRRDRAVAAAVKAGPQELSDGQKLFFLTDPLALSQLHVEVSRSPAAHPGWALASQSADRAHRLPLRQAS, via the coding sequence GTGGAGCTACATCCTCCCGCCCGCGTAGAGCCGGACCTCGCGGCGAGCGACGGCGAGCGGATCGGCCCGCATGCCGCCCTGGCTTCGGTTCGTCGTCGCCTGGAGCTCGCTGTCCCCGGGCAGGCCGCCCGCGACGGCCGCGAGGAGGCGGCGGCCGAGGCCTGCGCGATCAAGACCGCGCCCCCGGTCTGCCGGATGTCCATGGCGCCGACTCGCTGGCCCACGTCGCTGGTATCGCGGATCTTCCGGCGCCGCCAGGCGCGCCCCCCCGGCCCGGCCGCGGCGGCGCACGTGGCCGGCGACATGCCGTCGTCGGCCGACAGCCGCAAGGTCACGCGGACCGCGGCCATCCGTCGCACGGTCTTCGCCGTCCTGGCCATGGCCCAGACGGCGGCCTACGCGCACTACATGACCACCAGGGTCCTGCCGTACAACGGGCAGCAGCCCCTGGAGCTGGCGATCCTCACGCTGTTCACGATCCTGTTCCTGTGGGTGTCGCTGGGATTCTGGACGGCGCTGAGCGGGTTCCTGCTGCTGTGCGGGGGCCGCGATCGTCACGCCATCACCCGCTCGGTCGCGCCCGGCACCCCTCTCGCGCCGGAGGCCCGCACCGCGGTCATCATGCCCATACGCAACGAGCACGTGGCCCGCGTCTTCGCCGGGATGCGGGCCACTTACGAGTCGGTGGCCCGGGCCGGCGCGCTGCCGTGGTTCGACTTCTTCATTCTCAGCGACAGCAGCGAGCCGGACACGCTGGTGGCGGAACGGCAGGCCTGGCTGGAGCTGTGCGCGGCGGTCGGCGGCTTCGGGCACATCTTCTATCGCTGGCGCCGCCATCGCATCAAGCGCAAGAGCGGCAACGTCGCCGACTTCTGCCGGCGCTGGGGCAGCCAGTACCGGTACATGGTCGTGCTGGACGCGGACAGCGTCATGAGCGGCGACTGCTTGACCACGCTGGTGCGCCTGATGGAGGCCAACCCGAGCACCGGCATCATCCAGACGGCCCCGCGGGCGGCGGGCCGGGAGACCCTGTACGCGCGCGTGCAGCAGTTCGCCACTCGCGTCTACGGGCCGCTGTTCACGGCGGGGCTGCACTTCTGGCAGCTGGGCGAGTCCTACTACTGGGGTCACAACGCCATCATCCGCATCGAACCGTTCGTCCGCCACTGCGCGCTGGGGCGGCTGCCGGGACGCGGCCCCCTGTCCGGCGAGATCCTCTCGCACGACTTCGTGGAGGCCGCGCTGATGCGCCGGGCCGGCTGGAAGGTGTGGATGGCGTACGACCTGCCCGGCAGCTACGAGGAGATGCCGCCCAACGTCATCGACGAGCTCAAGCGCGACCGGCGCTGGTGCCAGGGCAATCTGATCAACTCGCGCCTGTTCCTGTGGCAGGGGCTCAACTCCGCGCACCGCGCGGTGTTCATGACCGGCGTGATGACCTACGTGTCGGCGCCGCTGTGGTTCCTCTCCCTGGCGGTGTCGACGGCCTTCATCGTCGTGCAGACGGTGGTCGGTCCCCAGTACTTCATCGAGCCTCGCCAGCTCTTTCCGGTGTGGCCCCGGTGGGACGTCAACGCCGCCATCGGCTTCGGCGTCGCCACGGCCGTGGTGCTCTTCGCGCCCAAGATCCTCGGCGCCGGACTGGTGGTGGCCCAGGGTCCCCGCCGCTTCGGCGGCGTGCGGGGCGTGACCCTGAGCCTCCTGATCGAGACGGTGTTCTCGGCCTTGCTCGCGCCGATCCGCATGCTGTTCCACACCCAGTTCGTGCTGGCTGCGCTCACCGGCCTCAGCGTGCCCTGGAAGAGCCCCCCCCGGGAGGACGCGCAGACCACCTGGGGCGAGGGGATTCGCCGCCACGGCGCGCACACGCTCTTCGCCGGCGCCTGGGCCGCCGCCGTCTACTGGCTGGATTCCTCGTATACCTGGTGGCTGTTGCTGCCGGTGGTCGGCGCCCTGATGCTGTCGATCCCGATCTCGGTCTATTCCAGCCGGGTGTCCCTCGGCCGCCGGCTCCGCCGGGCCGGTCTGCTGCTGATTCCCGAGGAGACGGAGCCGCCCGACGAACTGCGGGCCGTGCGCGCGTATGCCGGTCGCGACGAGCGCCTGCCCGGGTTCGTCGACGCGGTGCTGGAGCCGGAGGTGAACGCCATCGCCTGTGCCGTGGGGTGTTCCCACGCGCGGGAGACCGCCCGCGCGCAGTGGCGCCGGGATCGCGCGGTGGCGGCCGCGGTGAAGGCCGGCCCCCAGGAGCTGAGCGACGGCCAGAAGCTGTTCTTCCTGACAGATCCCCTCGCGCTGTCCCAGCTGCATGTCGAGGTCTCGCGATCCCCAGCCGCGCATCCGGGCTGGGCCCTCGCGTCCCAGTCGGCGGACCGCGCCCACCGGCTTCCCCTCCGCCAGGCTTCCTGA
- a CDS encoding GH1 family beta-glucosidase, translating into MIRFPPRFLWGTATSAYQIEGSPLADGAGPSIWHRFTHTPGLVRDGATGDVACDHYRRYLDDVALMRSLGTTAYRFSISWSRVVPEGRGAVNPAGLAFYDRLVDALLAQGIEPMVTLYHWDLPAALDDRGGWLNPEIAKWFAEYAGIVFRKLDGRVKLWATLNEPWVVTDGGYLCGVLAPGHRNRFEAPLASHNLLHAHAEAVKGYRAEGRHRIGIVVNLEPKYPASDTPEDRAAVARADAYMNRQYLDPVFFGRYPEELGEIFGEAWPRWPADDLALIRQPIDFLGLNYYTRNVVRLDPHGGLLQAAPVRQPRATYTQTGWEVFPTGLTDTLVWVKDRYGNPPIYVTENGAAFFDPPAVEGDRLADPLRVDYLRKHIAAVHAAIERGVDVRGYFVWSLLDNFEWSLGYSRRFGLVHVDYETQRRTPKDSARFYAEVIATRGQAIA; encoded by the coding sequence ATGATCCGGTTTCCCCCGCGCTTCCTCTGGGGGACCGCGACCTCCGCCTATCAGATCGAGGGCTCGCCGCTGGCCGACGGGGCCGGCCCCAGCATCTGGCACCGCTTCACCCACACGCCGGGCCTCGTCCGCGACGGCGCCACCGGTGACGTGGCCTGCGATCACTACCGGCGATATCTCGACGACGTCGCGCTGATGCGGAGCCTCGGAACGACCGCCTACCGCTTCAGCATCTCCTGGAGCCGGGTCGTGCCCGAGGGGCGGGGCGCGGTGAACCCCGCGGGCCTGGCCTTTTACGACCGGCTGGTCGATGCGCTGCTCGCCCAGGGCATCGAGCCGATGGTGACGCTGTATCACTGGGACCTGCCGGCGGCCCTCGACGACCGGGGGGGCTGGCTCAATCCAGAGATCGCGAAGTGGTTCGCCGAGTACGCCGGGATCGTCTTCAGGAAGCTCGACGGTCGGGTCAAGCTGTGGGCCACGCTCAACGAGCCCTGGGTCGTGACCGACGGCGGCTACCTGTGTGGCGTCCTCGCCCCGGGCCACCGCAACCGCTTCGAGGCCCCGCTCGCCTCCCATAACTTGCTGCACGCCCATGCGGAAGCGGTGAAGGGCTATCGCGCGGAAGGACGGCATCGGATCGGCATCGTCGTGAATCTCGAGCCGAAATACCCCGCCTCGGACACCCCCGAGGACCGGGCCGCGGTGGCGCGGGCCGATGCCTACATGAACCGCCAGTATCTGGACCCCGTCTTCTTCGGACGCTACCCCGAGGAATTGGGCGAGATCTTCGGCGAGGCCTGGCCGCGGTGGCCGGCCGACGACCTGGCCCTGATCCGGCAGCCGATCGACTTCCTGGGGCTCAACTACTACACCCGCAACGTCGTGCGCCTCGATCCCCACGGGGGGCTGCTGCAGGCCGCGCCCGTGCGCCAGCCGCGGGCGACCTACACGCAGACCGGGTGGGAGGTATTCCCGACGGGATTGACCGACACTCTGGTCTGGGTCAAGGACCGGTACGGCAATCCGCCGATCTATGTCACCGAGAATGGCGCGGCGTTCTTCGATCCGCCGGCGGTGGAGGGCGACCGCCTGGCCGATCCCCTGCGCGTCGACTATCTGCGCAAGCACATCGCCGCCGTCCACGCGGCGATCGAACGCGGGGTCGACGTGCGGGGATACTTCGTATGGTCCTTACTGGACAACTTCGAGTGGTCGCTGGGTTACTCCAGACGCTTCGGACTCGTGCACGTCGACTACGAGACCCAGCGGCGCACGCCGAAGGATAGCGCCCGGTTCTATGCCGAGGTCATCGCCACCAGGGGACAGGCGATTGCTTGA